The following proteins are encoded in a genomic region of Drosophila willistoni isolate 14030-0811.24 chromosome 3R, UCI_dwil_1.1, whole genome shotgun sequence:
- the LOC6650226 gene encoding fatty-acid amide hydrolase 2: MSFWQYALEILVTLAHIVSDRLLEFIFGWYLGPHKRVATPQSVDQQVILTKSAVELAQQIRERKIKCYDIIKAFVERIEIANRELNAVVDGPFSEALEQAKVIDDKLAKGEYSEADLKAKPFLGVPFTTKDSTAVAGKLHTLGLISRKSERSAEDAQCVRLMKRSGAIIIATSNIPEVNKWLETRNMLLGKTNNPYDLRRSVGGSSGGESALITACCTGFGLGTDIGGSIRIPAFNCGVFGHKPTTGIVDIAGCTFRTGKEKETMVSAGPMSRSSKDLLPIMQILVEPSHRAALKLDEQVNLKKLRYFYIDSNGMRQCNPINNETQRVMYKVRQHFATLSGGDVRQTQLPHLKLTGKMWRYWMTQEPANFNLLLGNGVQLNPYVELFKKLIGQSEYTLAAIYSIIDGILPKENESLMRKATKECQKALDDLLGNDGVLFFHSSPRTAPFHYYPLLKFNDFAYFSLFNVLHVPVTQVPMGLDSKGMPLGIQVVATRNNDRLCLAVAEELERTFGGWVPPFPLKH; encoded by the coding sequence ATGTCATTTTGGCAATACGCACTGGAGATTCTGGTGACTTTGGCTCACATCGTGAGCGATCGCCTGCTGGAGTTCATATTTGGCTGGTATTTGGGACCACACAAAAGAGTTGCGAcaccacagagtgtggatcaACAGGTTATATTGACCAAAAGTGCGGTTGAGTTGGCACAACAAATACGCGAACGCAAGATAAAGTGTTATGACATAATTAAGGCGTTTGTTGAACGGATTGAGATAGCAAATCGAGAGTTAAATGCTGTCGTGGATGGCCCATTCAGTGAAGCCTTGGAACAGGCAAAAGTTATTGATGACAAGCTGGCCAAAGGAGAGTACAGTGAGGCGGACTTAAAAGCGAAACCCTTCTTGGGAGTGCCCTTCACAACGAAGGATAGCACCGCTGTGGCAGGAAAACTTCACACTTTGGGTCTAATCTCCAGAAAATCAGAACGTTCTGCTGAAGATGCTCAATGTGTGCGTTTGATGAAAAGAAGTGGAGCCATTATCATAGCCACAAGCAACATTCCAGAGGTGAACAAATGGCTGGAAACTAGGAATATGCTACTGGGCAAGACAAACAATCCCTATGATCTACGCCGTTCAGTGGGTGGATCATCCGGCGGTGAGTCGGCTCTAATTACTGCCTGTTGTACTGGTTTTGGACTTGGCACTGATATCGGTGGCTCCATACGTATACCGGCTTTTAATTGTGGTGTCTTTGGCCATAAGCCAACGACGGGAATCGTTGATATTGCTGGCTGTACCTTCCGTACCGGTAAGGAGAAGGAGACTATGGTCAGCGCTGGACCCATGTCTCGATCATCCAAAGATTTGCTACCCATTATGCAAATTCTAGTCGAACCTAGCCATCGCGCGGCTCTTAAGCTCGACGAACAGGTGAATTTGAAGAAACTGCGTTACTTCTACATCGATTCCAATGGCATGCGTCAGTGTAATCCCATCAATAATGAAACCCAACGTGTTATGTACAAAGTTCGCCAACATTTCGCCACCTTGTCAGGCGGTGACGTGAGACAAACTCAATTGCCTCATCTTAAATTGACTGGTAAAATGTGGCGCTATTGGATGACTCAGGAGCCAGCAAATTTCAATCTCTTGCTGGGCAATGGTGTGCAGTTAAATCCATATGTGGAACTCTTTAAGAAACTTATTGGACAAAGTGAATATACTCTGGCTGCCATATACTCAATTATCGATGGTATTCTACCAAAGGAAAACGAATCGTTGATGCGTAAAGCTACCAAGGAATGTCAGAAAGCTCTAGATGATCTGCTGGGCAATGATGGCGTTCTATTCTTCCACAGTTCACCGAGAACAGCACCATTCCATTATTATCctttacttaaatttaatgattttGCGTATTTTAGTCTGTTTAATGTCCTTCATGTGCCCGTTACCCAAGTACCCATGGGTCTGGATTCAAAGGGAATGCCTCTAGGTATCCAAGTGGTGGCCACTCGAAACAATGATCGTCTGTGTCTGGCTGTTGCAGAGGAATTGGAGCGTACTTTTGGTGGCTGGGTGCCGCCGTTTCCCCTGAAACATTAA